The genomic interval TCCGTATGTCCTTCCCTGGCGGTAATCCACTACCAGTAGTTGGGGCTCAGGGCATCAACTGCCAGAACGGACAAACACAGCAAATCGCAATTACCACCTTGTTCCCCATGAACAACAATGGTCAGTATGTTTTCTGGTCAAAGTTGGGGAATGACCAAAATTCATTGACTTCAGAATGTGGTACACTGCCGGAGTTTGATACGGTATTGGTCAACATTTTTAACTGCTACGATGTCGACATTGATTTGAAGAATGTCACCGTAGTAGACGATGATCATCCAATGGTCGAATGGGGAATCTCTACGGATACAAGCTGGAGTGCACTTTCTGGTTTATTTACAGAATACCAAATCTACCGTGCACTGAATCCAGGAGGACCTTATGCACCTGTTGGAACGGAGAACAACTTCAATGCAACCAGCTGGGAGGATTTAACTCTTGGTCAAGCCGATGTGAATACGAACGCATACAACTACTATGTGCGCATCGTATATGATGGAGGACAATCGCGTCAATCTGATTCCATTGCGACCATTTTATTGGATTGCGCAGACAACAGTGACACCTTGTTCCTCGATCTTCAGTGGAGTGACTACTGGGGTTGGCCGAATCCAGAGTACTATGTCCAAATTCAGGGTTCAAATGGGGTTTGGAACACCATGGATACAGCGACTACAACGAGTACCACGATTGAGAAGCCCTATGATGCAGATACGTACACCGTTCGCATCCAGACAGCTGAGTTTGTCGATACCGGAGGTGTGTACGTCAGCCAGTCGAACTACTGTGAGTTTATCGTATATCAGCGTGAGCCAAGGTTGAAAATGCCGAACGTATTCACGCCTGACGGAAACTTCCCATACTATAATGCGGTTACAGCCAACGACTCAACGCAAAACTTGGTTGAGTTCCAAGGACAGATCTTCAACCGCTGGGGTAATATGATCTACGAATGGACCGATTGGGAAAACCCAAGCAGCGGATGGAGTGGTGAAGGCCACCCAGAAGGAACATATTACTACGTCGTTAAAGCCATTGGCGAGGAAGGTGAAGAGCTCGAAGCTCAGGGAACCTTGATGCTGATTCGAAACGACTAAGCAAGCATAACGTTAAAAGAAAGCCGGCTCCAAAAGGGGCCGGCTTTTTTTATACACTAAAACTCGAATCAAGAATTTACTTACCCATTAAACGAGCGACGTACTTCCCGACGATATCAAATTCCAAGTTGACTCGGGATCCCTTTTGGATATCCTTGAAATTGGTGTGCTCGTAGGTGAATGGAATAATGGAGACCGAGAAACCCCGGCTTGTGCTCTCTACAACAGTCAGCGAAACACCATTGATGGTGATGCTTCCTTTCTCTACCGTGATTCGGCCTTCGCCCGGATCGTATTCGAAATGAAAGTTCCAAGAACCGTCTCGCTCCTCAACAGAAACGCACGTGGCTGTGGTGTCCACATGTCCTTGAACGATGTGACCATCAAAACGACCTCCTGCCGTCATGCATCGCTCCAAATTAACGTTTGAGCCAGGCTTCCAATCACCGAGGTTTGTGCGCTTCAAAGTTTCTTCAATGGCCGTTACTTCGTAGGTATCGCCTTGGATGTCGACCACGGTCAAGCAGACACCATTGTGCGCTACACTTTGGTCGATTTTGAGTTCTGGGGTCATCGCTGCACGGACGCGGATATGGACGTTTGTACCATCGGGCCGTAGGTCCAAAACTTCGCCCATTTCTTCGATAATGCCGGTAAACATGTGCTTGTGTTTTAGTCGCGGAACAAGTGGATGAAGCCGGTGATTTCACGGACCTCGAGACCCGTTAGTCGTACTTCATTCACGCGGACGACATAATAATATACGCCTTCGGGAACATCTTCGCCCGTTTGATAGTTCGTGCCGTCCCAATTGATGTCTACATCCGTGGTCTGGTATACGATGGTTCCCCAGCGGTTGTAGATGGTCGCCTCCACCCCTTCAACATATTTATTGCTGATGGGTACAACGAAGTCGTTATCCATATCCCCGTTTGGCGTGAAGACGTTCGGAAGCTCATATTCCGGACAGTTGTCAACGCAAACCACGTTGGAGAAATCGCTAACGTTCAGGAAGGAATCCACGGCAACCACGGCATAGCAGCCCGCAATACTCATCAAATCGTTGTGTGTGAAGGACGAATCTGAAGGATCGGTGATCACGGTCAGAAGCTCGAACTCGCCTCCTTCAATCGGCGTGTAGTACACTTCGTATTCAATGGCATCGATCGCACACTCATCATCCGGGAATCCCCAGTTCAGCTGGTTGAAGTTCTCCTCGCAATTCTTCTCCACACGCAAGATTGGCGGACAAGGTGGAGTGGTATCGTTCGGTGCCCCACAGGTCTCCTGACTCAAATTGATCAACGGCGCAGGCAAGCCCGATCCTGAATAGGCCCCTCGAGTTTCCACGTAATAGCAGTACGTCCGATTATTTTCCAGCCCGCCATCCAAGTAATTATTGGTCGAGCTCACACCCACGGAATCGTAAGTGGTGGCACCGGGGTCCTGGCGGTAAATGACATACTCCGCATTGATCCAAGGCACATTGACCGACCAATTGATGATCATGGCTTGATCTGTCGGAACCAGACTAATAAATACGCTCGAAGCTGGGTCGGACTGCGAAATGGGCTCCAAGGTGCCTCCATTGTTCTGGAAGAAGTCAATTCGATAGCGATAGCCGTTATCCACTGTGTTGATTCCCGCGTCTACGTAGAAGGTGTCGTTGATTCCATTAAGGGTAGCCAACTCGGTATAGTTGGTTCCATTTGCGCCTACGGCGCGATAAACCCGATACGCGTATGGTCCGGGATAAAGCACGCTATCAAACTCAATCGGTTTTACCCAGCGGACTTCTATCTCACCATTCCCAGCACCCGTATTGTTGACGGTGACATTGGTGATCAGTGGTTGATCCCGCAACAGCTCCGCGCACACTTCTACTGAAGCGTAGCTCTCGGCACCATCCGGATATTTGGCTACAATCATGTAGCAATAGGTGTTTCCTTTGGTCAATCCCGCACCACCATTGTCGTCGAAATAGCTCGTGGCGTTCAGTCCATTGGTGGAACCGATCAACTGGTATCCCGTATACGCAGGAACACCCGTCTCACACTCGTCCGGTACAAAACCAAAGAATTGGTTCTTGCGGTACACATCATAGCCAATGGCCTGGGTACACGCTGAGGCATCCCACGAAACATCCATGGCATTACCAGCGGGAATTGCTTGCGGGTTTTGTGGCGCCGGTCCTACGACGGTAATGTTCATGGTCTCCTGATCCACAAGGGAAGGGAACACTCCAATGTCCTCCGCACGGAAAACAACTTGCCAGGGTTGTTTGCGCACATGCAAACAGCTCGTTTGCCACCCGAAAATTCCAGTCACCTGTCCTTGTCCTTGCAGGTTCGGTGGGAAAAAGGCAGGGTCGTCGACCTCAAAAGGTCCGCCAAAGGCCATCAAGGACACCCCATCCGCATCGGGGTCGATCGCCACTACGGGGAAGAAGATGGAGTCCCCGGCTTCGACACAGCGATCATCCAAAGGCTGAATTTCCGGTGGATTGTTGTTGCATCCGGCGATGTCGATTTGCATGTCCCGAACCATTCGCCCAACAATGGACCAGTTGCCATTGTCGTCCTGTCGATGCTCGGTAATTTCGATAGCGATATTGTACTCCCCTGCTTGGATGGGCGAATCCCAGAGAAACTCACCGGAAACAGGGTCTATGGTAATGCTGCTGCTCGCCGCGGGCAAGGTCCAAAGGGGAATGGGAGCGCCGTTTGCCCCAGCACAAGGAATTAAAGAGTAACTCAAACTATCCCCATCAATATCAAAAGCCGTTGGGTTGTGGATGAAGGGCACATTCACACATCCGTTATCAATCGGTGGATATAACAGGTCCGGTGAGTTGTTGAATCCCAAGTTGGGGTTAACCGCTAGCGTTGTACTGATCGCAAAGGGAATCTGAACAGAATTTGGGATATTGACCACGTTTGCATTCCGGTTCGGATCTTCCATGGTCACCGTATAGGTGCCCGGTGCTGGATACAAGTGACGGCCGATGTAAATATTGCGCTTAATGTCGTTCCCAATGGGTTGACCATTTCCACCACCATTACTACGCGTCAAGGTATCACTGGTACCATCACCCCAAAAAACGACAAGTTCGGGGCGATCCGCTGGTGCGGAGTCCTTGGTGTAGGTCACCAAAACAAACTCGTATTCCAACCCATTCAAGTGCTTGTAGGTGATCTCACCAGCTCTATTGTGCGTTGCGAACACGACAGTGCTCGTCCACAACAAAAGGGCGACAAAGGAGATCCACTTTTTCATGCGTTCGGGTTGGTACTTAGTAAAACCGACTTTAAGGTCGGAATATTTTAATAATCAATGACTTGTTGCACCATTTGTTCAGGAAGCTCGCGATACTCGTATTCCTGATTTCTCAATTGAGGCTCGAAGCCAGCTTCGCGGATGGCTCGCTGAATTCCCTCCGAAGTAAATCGGTGAGGGGCTCCCGCGGCGGACACCACGTTTTCTTCAATCATGATGGAGCCGAAATCATTCGCTCCAGCATGCAAGCACATTTGCGCAACTTGTTCACCAACGGTGAGCCATGAGGCTTGAATGTTCTGGACATTCGGCAACATGATTCGACTGATGGCAATCGTTCTGACATACTCATCATCGGTCACCGAATTCCGAACACCTCGAATTTTGCGTAACAAGGTGCCATCGTCTTGAAACGGCCAAGGAATAAAGGCGATGAAACCTTTTGCGTGCTCGGGCTTTTCACTCTGAACTTCACGCAACCAAACCAAGTGCTCAAATCGCTCTTCAACCGTTTCGATATGACCAAACATCATGGTCGCTGAAGTAGTGATATCCAATTGGTGTGCTGCGCGCATTACATCGAGCCACTCCTGTCCTCCGCATTTCCCTCTCGAAATCAATCGGCGAACCCGGTCGTTCAAGATTTCCGCCCCAGCTCCAGGAAGACTATTCAATCCCGCCTCCTTGAGCTTCTCTAATACATACGTATGAGAGGCCCCTTCGAGTTTGGCTATGTGTGCAATTTCGGGTGGCCCCAACGCGTGAAGCTTCAGGTTCGGGAACATTTCTTTTAAATCACGAAAGAGTTGGCTGTAATAGTCCAAACCAAGATCAGGGTGGTGTCCACCCTGCAACAGCAACTGCTCCCCGCCATAGTCAAAGGTCTCTTGGATCTTGCGTTTATAGGTTTCTAAATCTGTGATGTACTGCTCCGGGTGACCGGGAGGTCTAAAGAAGTTGCAAAACTTGCAGTTCGCAATACACACGTTCGTGGTATTCGTGTTGCGATCGATAATCCACGTCACCTTTCCACTGGGAACCGATTCTTTCCGCAGCTCGTTCGCCACGAACATTAACTCGGGAGTCGATACCTTTTCAAACAACAAATGGCCTTCTTCTGCACTAAGGAAATCGCGCTCTAGCGCCCGTCCCAACAACTGATCCGTATTCATTGAATTTACCTACTTTAGCGTCGATAAAACTACAAAGAAATGAGGACTTTTGTTCGCAGGAAAGCCACGCTGGATGCGGGAGATGACGCGATTCTCTTATTCGATCACGCCGCCCAATTGGAGTATTACATTCCGGAACAAAAAGAACGGGATCATATTGACCAAACGACAGGGGCCTCTGGCAAGAAATATCTGGTGCTGGATCGAACCGTTCACGTCCACTTTCCCGCACGTGCAGTGGGCAAAGACGAGCGATCTGCAACCCTAGAAGCATGGCGCTGTCTGGGTGATGAGCTTCAAGAAGAGCTCAATCGCCAAAAGGCCAAAAACATCACCTTAGTCGACCTCACCGAAGATCAAGAAGCGGGACTGTACGTCCTGGAAGGTTTAGTTCTGGGGAATTACCGTTTTACCAAGTACTTCACCAATCCCGACCGCAAGCGCTCACTCACCGAATACTCGGTCATCTCTCGATGCTCGGACGAGCAACTGGATCATCTAAATGCCGTACTGGACGGAACATTGCGCGCACGCGATCTCAGCAACGAACCACTCTCTACCCTCACAGCTCCTCGATACGCCGAGATTATGAAAGAGTGGGGAGAAGAACTTGGAATCAAGGTCACTGTTCTGGAGAAGAAACAAATTGAGTCCCTCAAAATGGGCGGTCTTTTGGCGGTGAACCGAGGGAGTATGGACCCTCCGACCTTTACCATCATGGAATGGTCGCCCGAGGACGCTGTGAATGAACAGCCCGTTATCCTCGTTGGAAAGGGGGTTGTCTACGATACTGGGGGTCTTTCCCTAAAGCCAACGGCCAACAGCATGGACTTCATGAAG from Cryomorphaceae bacterium carries:
- the mqnC gene encoding dehypoxanthine futalosine cyclase, with amino-acid sequence MNTDQLLGRALERDFLSAEEGHLLFEKVSTPELMFVANELRKESVPSGKVTWIIDRNTNTTNVCIANCKFCNFFRPPGHPEQYITDLETYKRKIQETFDYGGEQLLLQGGHHPDLGLDYYSQLFRDLKEMFPNLKLHALGPPEIAHIAKLEGASHTYVLEKLKEAGLNSLPGAGAEILNDRVRRLISRGKCGGQEWLDVMRAAHQLDITTSATMMFGHIETVEERFEHLVWLREVQSEKPEHAKGFIAFIPWPFQDDGTLLRKIRGVRNSVTDDEYVRTIAISRIMLPNVQNIQASWLTVGEQVAQMCLHAGANDFGSIMIEENVVSAAGAPHRFTSEGIQRAIREAGFEPQLRNQEYEYRELPEQMVQQVIDY
- a CDS encoding gliding motility-associated C-terminal domain-containing protein, coding for MKKFLLVLALAFGFSWSYGQGLNITIISPGQDTTICEGDTVFLECTSAFLFNDFNNGTIGIGWSSTQANPVFTNPCGPGPVGSHLWVGTTPSNNRTLVTNTYDLTAGGACYIEFWMRYGLVPGNGPCEDPDAATEGVHLQYSTNNGLTWTDFPGPNVAPVGNLSTVPPFLTTVPGSGGYWQPFPTLAQQQQSTLYHWNLYRCPIPAAAVTNATSFRWAQLVTSSTGFDAWGIDEVLIGCAPPNLIWSTGNTTTTDTVVPSQSTTYWVQATDQNGNTVTDTVDVIVSPRPALGPDITIPCGDSTFVITIDRPIDCNSISPDGSDFRMSFPGGNPLPVVGAQGINCQNGQTQQIAITTLFPMNNNGQYVFWSKLGNDQNSLTSECGTLPEFDTVLVNIFNCYDVDIDLKNVTVVDDDHPMVEWGISTDTSWSALSGLFTEYQIYRALNPGGPYAPVGTENNFNATSWEDLTLGQADVNTNAYNYYVRIVYDGGQSRQSDSIATILLDCADNSDTLFLDLQWSDYWGWPNPEYYVQIQGSNGVWNTMDTATTTSTTIEKPYDADTYTVRIQTAEFVDTGGVYVSQSNYCEFIVYQREPRLKMPNVFTPDGNFPYYNAVTANDSTQNLVEFQGQIFNRWGNMIYEWTDWENPSSGWSGEGHPEGTYYYVVKAIGEEGEELEAQGTLMLIRND
- a CDS encoding gliding motility-associated C-terminal domain-containing protein — protein: MKKWISFVALLLWTSTVVFATHNRAGEITYKHLNGLEYEFVLVTYTKDSAPADRPELVVFWGDGTSDTLTRSNGGGNGQPIGNDIKRNIYIGRHLYPAPGTYTVTMEDPNRNANVVNIPNSVQIPFAISTTLAVNPNLGFNNSPDLLYPPIDNGCVNVPFIHNPTAFDIDGDSLSYSLIPCAGANGAPIPLWTLPAASSSITIDPVSGEFLWDSPIQAGEYNIAIEITEHRQDDNGNWSIVGRMVRDMQIDIAGCNNNPPEIQPLDDRCVEAGDSIFFPVVAIDPDADGVSLMAFGGPFEVDDPAFFPPNLQGQGQVTGIFGWQTSCLHVRKQPWQVVFRAEDIGVFPSLVDQETMNITVVGPAPQNPQAIPAGNAMDVSWDASACTQAIGYDVYRKNQFFGFVPDECETGVPAYTGYQLIGSTNGLNATSYFDDNGGAGLTKGNTYCYMIVAKYPDGAESYASVEVCAELLRDQPLITNVTVNNTGAGNGEIEVRWVKPIEFDSVLYPGPYAYRVYRAVGANGTNYTELATLNGINDTFYVDAGINTVDNGYRYRIDFFQNNGGTLEPISQSDPASSVFISLVPTDQAMIINWSVNVPWINAEYVIYRQDPGATTYDSVGVSSTNNYLDGGLENNRTYCYYVETRGAYSGSGLPAPLINLSQETCGAPNDTTPPCPPILRVEKNCEENFNQLNWGFPDDECAIDAIEYEVYYTPIEGGEFELLTVITDPSDSSFTHNDLMSIAGCYAVVAVDSFLNVSDFSNVVCVDNCPEYELPNVFTPNGDMDNDFVVPISNKYVEGVEATIYNRWGTIVYQTTDVDINWDGTNYQTGEDVPEGVYYYVVRVNEVRLTGLEVREITGFIHLFRD
- a CDS encoding leucyl aminopeptidase, whose translation is MRTFVRRKATLDAGDDAILLFDHAAQLEYYIPEQKERDHIDQTTGASGKKYLVLDRTVHVHFPARAVGKDERSATLEAWRCLGDELQEELNRQKAKNITLVDLTEDQEAGLYVLEGLVLGNYRFTKYFTNPDRKRSLTEYSVISRCSDEQLDHLNAVLDGTLRARDLSNEPLSTLTAPRYAEIMKEWGEELGIKVTVLEKKQIESLKMGGLLAVNRGSMDPPTFTIMEWSPEDAVNEQPVILVGKGVVYDTGGLSLKPTANSMDFMKVDMAGSAAVVGAMVAVAETKLPIKVIGLIPATDNRPGQNAYAPGDVIKMFDGSTVEVLNTDAEGRMIMADALAYAKKFDPELVIDLATLTGSAAMAIGKYGIVAMGNAGDDVWNELHTAANTVHERLAVFPFWPEYRDLLDSDIADLKNIGGPEGGAITAGKFLEHFTDYPYVHFDIAGPSWLKKKDKYRTKNATGVGVRLLFEYFLQRTRYNER
- a CDS encoding riboflavin synthase — protein: MFTGIIEEMGEVLDLRPDGTNVHIRVRAAMTPELKIDQSVAHNGVCLTVVDIQGDTYEVTAIEETLKRTNLGDWKPGSNVNLERCMTAGGRFDGHIVQGHVDTTATCVSVEERDGSWNFHFEYDPGEGRITVEKGSITINGVSLTVVESTSRGFSVSIIPFTYEHTNFKDIQKGSRVNLEFDIVGKYVARLMGK